Proteins from one Cytophagia bacterium CHB2 genomic window:
- a CDS encoding GAF domain-containing protein, whose product MIKPIPKMFRAKIIGAMALLLLSVQPNLHAQSTPRLDRVPSELGLSQNLITCLMQDRKGFLWGGTKDGLNRFDGYKFTVYQFDAYDSTSLSDSHITALLEDRSGRIWVGTLRGLNLFDRRAEVFYHLLPDSANPNTIRHGTISAYGIAEDAHGAVWIGSGDGLSRITLPAGAKDFTGAQMTHFTRDPDDPQSFNSPAVSNVVVDDSGAVWFDAGAVYKLMPEKNGERYTLTKVDCAPADDAKWQAILDNPGDVRFLIKGRNGKLWIGCGPGLISWDVRTQSFSHYPFWERPTDLQYTWWANAGGMAEDREGTIWMATVYELARLGPKTKVFNDYRFESSTPGNFPEHGLTRVLQDSAGVLWLGSNGNGLFRYDPQAERFNRRRRDGKLALWRGKSLRGICETRDGNVWLGSAAGGLFRLNRITEELVEMYIPPGIPNWGFVYSILQDRQGRMWFGSSNKLIRADWQGNRFENVSYFDLEPEAGFTNFVYKVHEDRRGDIWITTKRNLCRLDQATGKFEYFGFLNTDNPTSLQWSEYISIYEDRNGDFWLGTAEGLRFFDTSQKTFKSYRNDPQDRASLSHNIVRAVIADPFEPERYLWVGTAGGGLNRFDRQTETFTHFTAKDGLPNDVVYAILDDKEGNLWMSTNYGLSKFNPRTHVFKNFDAKDGLQDNEFNSTSYFKSASGELFFGGINGFNAFYPEDFRDNPHAPPVVFTNFQILNKSISHKTPGSPLAQAISETEEITLSYEDKVFSFEFAALDFTAPSKNQYAYKMENFDADWQQAGTSRTATYTNLDPGEYVFRVKASNNDGVWNEKGASIKIIITPPWWRTWWAYAVYGLLLAAFIFAVDRIQRRRLRRHERERAALREAQLRAEAENERRRNVELLSDIGKEITASLDFEIIFYRLYEHINALVDATIFGVGIYQPERNQIEYKFAIEKGKRYEPYTRDTRDKNQFPVWCIDNRRPVFINDVTQEYSRYLDAFKSANVDGMVLEDGTLPEEPLSIIYLPLISQEKVLGVITIQSFKKNAYTDYHLGILQNLAAYTTVALENARLFEEMQQARAAAEAASQAKSDFLSNVSHELRTPLTSVLGFTKIIKNRLEEKLFPLLHNDDRKTQRLVDQVKENLNVVVVEGERLTTLINNVLDLAKIEAGKVEWNMETLAVPEIIERAAAATASLFESSGLKLIKDLDGDLPEIIGDRDKLIQVVINLISNAVKFTEKGEVACCAKRKDSEIVISVSDTGIGISTEDQPKVFEKFTQVGDTLTDKPKGTGLGLTICKEIVEHHGGRIWVESELGKGSTFSFALPVDTEKNSGE is encoded by the coding sequence ATGATAAAACCCATCCCCAAAATGTTCCGAGCAAAAATCATCGGCGCGATGGCGTTGTTGCTGCTGAGCGTGCAACCGAACCTTCATGCACAGAGCACTCCTCGCCTCGACCGCGTTCCCAGCGAGCTGGGGCTGTCGCAGAATCTCATTACGTGCCTCATGCAAGACCGCAAGGGCTTTCTCTGGGGCGGCACCAAAGACGGCTTGAATCGATTCGACGGCTACAAATTTACCGTCTATCAATTCGATGCTTATGATTCGACTTCGCTTTCGGACAGTCATATCACGGCGCTTTTGGAAGACCGCAGCGGACGCATTTGGGTGGGCACCCTGCGCGGGTTGAATTTGTTCGACCGGCGCGCCGAAGTTTTTTATCACTTGCTGCCGGATTCCGCCAATCCCAATACGATACGCCACGGAACGATCAGCGCTTATGGAATTGCCGAAGATGCGCACGGCGCGGTGTGGATTGGCAGCGGCGACGGGCTAAGCCGCATCACACTTCCCGCTGGCGCCAAGGATTTTACCGGCGCGCAGATGACGCACTTCACGCGCGATCCCGACGACCCGCAAAGCTTCAATAGTCCGGCGGTGAGCAACGTGGTCGTCGACGACAGCGGCGCGGTGTGGTTCGATGCCGGCGCCGTGTACAAGCTCATGCCCGAGAAAAACGGTGAGCGCTACACACTCACCAAAGTTGACTGCGCCCCTGCCGATGATGCGAAGTGGCAAGCGATTCTTGATAATCCCGGTGATGTCCGTTTTCTCATCAAGGGCCGCAACGGCAAGCTCTGGATTGGATGCGGCCCAGGCCTCATCAGTTGGGACGTGCGTACGCAGAGCTTTTCACACTATCCCTTTTGGGAGCGCCCGACAGACCTGCAATACACCTGGTGGGCCAACGCCGGTGGCATGGCGGAGGATCGCGAGGGCACAATTTGGATGGCAACCGTTTACGAGCTGGCGCGCTTGGGCCCTAAGACAAAAGTGTTTAACGACTATCGGTTTGAATCCAGCACCCCGGGCAATTTCCCCGAACACGGTTTGACGAGAGTGCTGCAAGATAGCGCCGGCGTCTTATGGCTCGGCTCGAACGGCAATGGCTTGTTTCGCTACGATCCCCAGGCCGAGCGTTTCAACCGCCGGCGGCGCGACGGCAAATTGGCATTGTGGCGCGGCAAAAGCTTACGCGGCATTTGCGAAACGCGCGACGGCAATGTATGGCTGGGATCGGCTGCCGGCGGGCTCTTTCGCTTGAATCGCATTACCGAGGAGCTGGTCGAGATGTATATACCCCCCGGTATACCCAATTGGGGTTTCGTGTATTCGATACTGCAAGATCGGCAAGGGAGAATGTGGTTCGGCTCCTCCAATAAACTAATCCGCGCGGACTGGCAGGGCAACAGGTTTGAAAATGTCTCCTATTTTGATCTCGAGCCGGAGGCCGGCTTCACAAATTTCGTTTATAAGGTGCACGAAGATCGGCGCGGGGATATTTGGATTACGACGAAGCGAAACCTTTGCCGGCTGGATCAGGCCACGGGCAAATTTGAGTACTTCGGTTTTCTCAATACGGATAATCCCACGTCATTGCAATGGTCGGAATACATCTCTATTTACGAAGATCGTAACGGCGATTTCTGGCTCGGCACCGCTGAAGGCTTGAGGTTTTTTGACACCAGTCAGAAAACGTTCAAAAGCTATCGCAACGATCCGCAAGATCGCGCGAGCTTGAGCCACAACATCGTGCGCGCTGTTATTGCCGATCCGTTCGAACCCGAGCGTTATCTTTGGGTCGGCACTGCCGGCGGCGGGCTGAATCGTTTCGACCGGCAAACCGAGACTTTCACGCATTTCACCGCCAAAGACGGCTTGCCCAACGACGTCGTTTATGCGATACTCGACGATAAAGAGGGCAATTTGTGGATGAGCACGAATTACGGCTTGTCGAAATTCAACCCTCGTACCCATGTTTTCAAAAACTTCGACGCCAAAGACGGATTGCAGGACAATGAATTCAATTCCACCTCCTATTTTAAAAGCGCGAGCGGCGAGTTGTTCTTTGGCGGCATCAACGGTTTCAATGCGTTTTATCCCGAAGACTTTCGCGACAATCCCCATGCGCCGCCGGTGGTGTTCACGAATTTTCAGATCCTCAACAAATCGATTTCCCACAAAACCCCCGGCTCGCCGCTCGCGCAGGCGATTTCGGAAACCGAGGAGATCACGCTTTCTTATGAGGACAAAGTTTTCTCGTTTGAATTTGCCGCGCTGGATTTTACCGCGCCCTCGAAAAATCAATATGCTTATAAGATGGAGAATTTCGATGCCGATTGGCAGCAAGCCGGAACGAGCCGCACCGCGACTTACACCAATCTCGATCCGGGCGAATACGTGTTCCGCGTCAAAGCCTCGAACAACGACGGTGTTTGGAATGAAAAAGGCGCGTCGATCAAAATCATCATCACCCCGCCGTGGTGGCGAACGTGGTGGGCGTATGCGGTTTACGGACTTTTGCTGGCGGCCTTCATTTTTGCGGTGGATCGAATTCAACGACGGCGCCTGCGTCGGCACGAGCGGGAGCGGGCGGCGCTGCGGGAAGCGCAACTGCGCGCCGAGGCCGAAAACGAGCGCCGGAGGAATGTCGAGCTGCTGAGCGACATCGGCAAGGAGATCACCGCTTCGCTGGATTTCGAGATCATCTTTTATCGGCTTTACGAACATATCAATGCGTTGGTCGACGCGACGATCTTTGGCGTCGGCATTTATCAGCCGGAGAGGAATCAGATCGAGTACAAGTTCGCCATTGAAAAGGGCAAGCGTTACGAGCCTTACACGCGCGACACCCGCGACAAAAATCAATTTCCGGTGTGGTGCATCGACAATCGCCGGCCGGTTTTCATCAATGATGTGACGCAAGAATACAGCCGTTATCTTGACGCATTCAAATCGGCCAACGTGGACGGCATGGTGCTTGAAGACGGCACGCTTCCGGAAGAGCCGCTCTCCATCATTTACCTGCCGCTCATCTCACAGGAAAAAGTATTGGGCGTCATCACCATTCAGAGCTTCAAGAAAAACGCCTACACCGACTATCATTTGGGCATTCTGCAAAATCTCGCGGCTTACACGACCGTTGCCCTCGAGAACGCCCGACTGTTCGAAGAGATGCAACAAGCGCGCGCCGCCGCCGAAGCCGCCAGCCAGGCCAAGAGCGACTTTCTCTCCAACGTCAGCCACGAGCTGCGCACGCCGCTCACTTCGGTGCTCGGTTTCACCAAGATCATCAAGAACCGGCTGGAGGAGAAGCTGTTTCCACTGCTGCACAATGATGATCGCAAGACGCAGCGCCTCGTCGATCAGGTGAAGGAGAATCTCAACGTCGTCGTCGTCGAAGGCGAGCGGCTGACCACGCTGATCAACAACGTGCTCGATCTCGCCAAGATCGAAGCCGGCAAAGTTGAATGGAACATGGAGACCCTGGCTGTGCCGGAAATCATCGAGCGCGCGGCCGCTGCTACCGCCTCGTTGTTCGAGAGCAGCGGCCTGAAACTGATCAAAGACCTGGATGGTGATCTGCCAGAAATTATCGGCGACCGGGACAAGCTGATCCAGGTGGTGATCAATCTCATTTCCAACGCGGTCAAGTTTACGGAAAAAGGCGAGGTGGCCTGCTGCGCCAAACGGAAAGACAGCGAGATCGTCATCAGCGTCAGCGATACCGGCATCGGCATTTCAACGGAAGACCAGCCCAAAGTGTTCGAGAAATTCACGCAAGTGGGCGACACGCTGACCGACAAACCGAAAGGCACCGGCCTCGGCCTGACGATCTGCAAAGAGATCGTCGAGCATCACGGCGGCCGCATTTG
- a CDS encoding GxxExxY protein: MALLHKELTFELRKCMIDVHNELGVGFDEETYHQGLIRRFMKAGMPFVSKQQRGLTHRGVAVRAFELDFLADDTVIAELKCLRCGFLRANYIQILSHLKLWQKHLGLLVNWGFPRLQIKRIPFSEKPKEITEEYGYIKGTLTEPERQTLAKLRDAILFVLETHGLGYGKSVYQDLVKAELQYRQIKMEKGKKVDVMYDGELIRSFPMRFWLIENRILCDVTALQDSILPEHAVRMQTFLKHLNLSTGLIVNFGKRKLELRGVHY, from the coding sequence ATGGCGCTTTTGCATAAAGAGTTGACCTTCGAGCTGCGAAAGTGTATGATTGATGTACACAATGAATTAGGAGTGGGTTTCGATGAGGAAACCTATCATCAAGGCTTGATTCGCCGCTTTATGAAAGCAGGGATGCCGTTTGTGTCAAAGCAACAGCGGGGGTTAACGCATCGGGGTGTGGCGGTCAGGGCTTTTGAGTTAGATTTTCTGGCTGACGATACGGTCATTGCTGAACTGAAATGCTTGCGATGTGGTTTTCTGCGAGCGAACTACATTCAAATTCTGTCGCATCTCAAACTTTGGCAAAAGCATTTGGGGCTTCTGGTCAATTGGGGATTCCCTAGGCTGCAAATTAAACGGATTCCATTTAGTGAAAAGCCAAAAGAAATTACTGAAGAGTACGGTTATATAAAAGGAACCTTAACTGAGCCTGAACGCCAAACACTGGCAAAGCTGCGAGATGCTATCTTATTTGTATTGGAGACCCACGGTTTGGGATATGGAAAATCCGTATATCAGGATTTGGTCAAGGCAGAACTGCAATATCGCCAAATCAAAATGGAAAAGGGAAAGAAAGTCGACGTCATGTATGACGGTGAGCTTATTCGCTCATTTCCAATGCGGTTTTGGCTGATTGAGAATCGAATTCTCTGTGACGTTACCGCCTTGCAAGATAGCATCCTGCCGGAGCACGCCGTGCGTATGCAGACTTTTCTGAAACATCTCAATCTCTCAACCGGCCTGATTGTCAATTTTGGAAAAAGAAAACTGGAGCTTCGTGGTGTACATTACTAA